The Bradyrhizobium sp. CCGB01 genome segment GCCTGGCCTGGCGCACCGTGAAGCTGCCCTCGGCGGCACGGCTGTAATCGGCTGCCTCGAAGAAGCTCTTGCCCTTCAGCGTACCGCCGAACAGCTTGAAGCCCGAGCCGTCGGCGAGATGGAAGGCGACGTCGACATGGCGGTTGGTTTTGAAGTCGTCGAAGAACGGCTGGCCGAAGGTCAGGCCGAATTCGACACTGCCGAGATGCTTGGTCCCTTGCGCGATCGGCACGACGCCGCGGATGCCGAGCCCGGCGACGCCGCCCTCGAGGCCGACCACGACCTTGCGGTCCTGGTTGGCGACGACCACGGTCTTGCGGAAGCCGGAGAGGTCGTCGCCGAATTTGGCGGGCTGATGCACCCGCAGGAACGACGTCGCCGGCGCCACATGGAATTGAAACTGATCGACGCCGTAATCGGATTTGGTCGCAGCAAACACCGGCCCGAACAGGCGCACCAGCGTCTCGCGATCCTGCTTGGCCATCGCCTCCTGGGTCGCCGGCATCGCGGCCACCACCGCGCTCATCGCGGCGGCGCGGTACGATTCTTCGGCGATGCGCGACTGCAAGGCATCGTAATGGCTGCGCAGCTCCCTCTGGTCGGCCCGGTCGATGATCCCGGCGATGATCCACATCGCGCCCAGGACGGCAAACAGCGCGGTCGCCGCCGCCGTCACCGCCAGCGCAACCGTGATCCGCATCCTGAGGCCGAGGCTCGCCCGCATGTCCGACTCGTTCTTTGAACGTTGGTTAAGAACGCCTATCAACTTCTCGCTAAGAGAGGGTGAACGGGACGGGGCGCGGGGTGGTTGTGGGGGGCTAGCGGCGCAAATGTGAGCGGGATTGCCTGCCAAAACAAAGCTGTCGTCCCCGCCTAGTGCGCAATTGCGCACGGGGCGCGGGGACCCATAGCCACAGGGGAGGTTTTTGGCGACGACTCGCCGTTCGGTACTGCTACCGCTCGCTATCGATAGATCACGCGGTATGGGTCCCCGCGTTCGCGGGGACGACCTGAGGGTGGGGCGTGTGCGGGCCTCTTCCGGACAACCGTGGCGCCTAATACCCCCGCGCCCGGTCCACCACGTTCTCCAGCGTCCCGCCCGCCTCGAACCGCGCGATCTGCTCGGCGACATAGGCCGAGATCGCATCCGCGTCGGTGTCGGCTGCGTTGTGCGGCGTCAGCACCACCTTGGGGTGGGTCCAGAACCGGCTGTCGGCCGGCTGCGGCTCCTGCACGAAGACGTCGAGCGAGACGGCGCCGAGTGTGCCGTCGTCGAGGCAGGCGAGGATGTCGGCTTCGTTCTGCAAGCCGCCGCGGCCGGCATTGATCAGAACCGGCGCGCCGAGCGGGCTGTTGCGGTTGAGCTTGGTGAAGACGTCGCGGTTGAGGATGCCGTGCGTGTCAGGCGTCAGCGGCAGCAGGCTGACGAGGATATCGGTCTTGCGCAGGAACGCATCCATTCCGTCCGTGCCATGGAAGCACTCGACGCCCTCGATCTTGCGCGGGCTGCGGCTCCAGCCGGCAACGCGGAAGCCGAGCCGCCGCAGCACGTCGGCCGCATCGGCGCCCAGCGTGCCCAAGCCCATGACGCCGACCGTCACCGCGCTCGCCGGCCACTGATATTTCGGCTCCCAGCGTTTTGCGCGCTGCGAATCCCGCAGGTAAAGCTCCTGGCGATGGTGCATCAGCACGTGCAGCACGACATATTCGGTCATGCGGTTGGTGAGATCAGGCACGGCGACGCGCACCAGCGGCACATCAGGCAGGCTCCTGTCCGCCATCAGCGCATCGACGCCCGCGCCCAGATTGAAGATCGCACGCAGGTTCGGAAATGAGCCGAGGTCGCCCGGCACCGGCTTCCACACCGCGGCATAATGCACCTCGGCCGGGTCGATGGAGGAGTCCGGCAGCAGCACCACGCGGCGGCCGCCGCAGACCGCATCGAACCGGGCCTTCCAGCGCTCCGGCAGCCAGTTCTGCTGCGTGCTGTTGATCAGGACGGCCAGTGTGCCTTTGCTCATTCGAATTGCCTCGTCGGGTTCCGCTCTTGAAGGCTCTCCTTGGCACGATCCGACGGAATTTTCTCGCAAATTTTTTCCGCAGCCCTGTCGGGGCGATGCATAGTGGATCGTCTTCAAGACAAGCGTTCAGGAAGGTACTGCCCATGCTTTATGCGATCCTTTGCTATCACGACGAGGACTTCGTCGGCTCCTGGAGCAAGGACCAGGACGAGGCCGTGATGAAGAAGCTCGCCGTGGTGCAGGACAAGCTCACACAGCAGGGCCGGCTCGGCCCGGTGGCGCGGCTGTTGCCGACCACGGCGGCGGCGACGCTGCGCAAGGAAGACCCGCCGCTGGTGCTCGACGGCCCCTATGCAGAGACCAAGGAGCAATTGCTCGGCTTCTACATCGTCGACTGCAAGAACCTCGACGACGCGCTCGACGTTGCCCGCGACCTTGGCGCTGCCAATCCCGGCGGCGCCTATGAGGTGCGGCCTGTGGGCGTGTTCAGGCCCGGAGGAAATCTGACGTGAGCGAGACCGATACCGCCTGGATCGAGACCGCGCTGACCTCGGCGCGCCCCCAGGCGGTCGGCGCGCTGCTGCGCTACTTCCGCGATCTCGACACCGCCGAAGAAGCCTTCCAGAACGCCTGCCTGCGTGCGCTCAAGACCTGGCCCCAGAACGGGCCGCCGCGCGATCCCGCGGCCTGGCTGATCATGGTTGGCCGCAACGTCGCCATCGACGAGGTGCGCCGCGCCCGCAAGCAGCAGCCGCTGCCGGAAGACGACCAGGCCATCTCCGATCTCGACGACGCCGAAGGCGCGCTCGCCGAGCGGCTCGACGGTTCGCACTACCGCGACGACATCCTGCGGCTGATGTTCATCTGCTGCCATCCGCAGCTGCCGGCGACCCAGCAGATCGCGCTGGCGCTGCGCATCGTCTCCGGTCTCACCGTGAAGCAGATCGCGCGCGCTTTCCTGGTCTCGGACGCAGCGATGGAGCAGCGCATCACGCGCGCCAAGGCCAAGGTCGCCGAAGCCGGGACGCCGTTCGAAGCGCCCGGCGCGATCGAGCGTTCCGAGCGGCTCGCCGGTGTCGCCGCCATGATCTACCTGATCTTCAACGAGGGCTATTCGGCGAGCGGCGACACCGCGGAGATCCGAAAGCCGCTCTGCGAGGAAGCGATCCGGCTGGCGCGGTTGCTGCTGCGGCTGTTCCAGAGCGAGCCCGAGATCATGGGCCTCACGGCGTTGATCCTGTTGCAGCACGCCCGCAGCGCCGCGCGCTTTGCCGCGGATGGCTCGCTGATCCTGCTCGACGACCAGGACCGCACCCTGTGGAACGGCACCATGATCGCGGAGGGCCTCGCGCTGATCGACAAGGCGATGCGGCATCGCCGTAGCGGTCCCTATCAGATCCAGGCCGCGATCGCCGCGCTGCATGCCCGTGCGGCGACGCCGGAGGAGACCGACTGGACCCAGATCGACCTGCTCTACGGCGCGCTGGAGGTGATGCAGCCTTCGCCGGTGGTGACGCTCAACCGGGCGGTTGCGGTGTCCAAGGTGCGCGGGCCGCAAGCGGCGCTCGAGCTGATCGAGCCGCTGGCGCCGAAGCTCGCCAACTACTTCCATTTCTACGGCGTGCGCGGCGCCTTCCTGATGCAGCTCGGCCGTAACGACGAAGCCCGCGTCGCCTTCGACCGCGCCATCGCCCTCGCCAATACTTCGGCGGAAGCCGCCCATATCCGCATGCACATCGATCGCCTGATCAGGGACAGTCAGCCGAAGGGCGCCGACGCAAGGCAAGGCGCGAAGGCGAAGTGACGGCGAAGCCGTCATTCCGGGATGGTTCGAAGGACCAGACTATGGTGCGCAATTGCGCACCTGAGAATCTCGAGATTCCGGGTTCGGTCCCGCGGACCGCCCCGGAATGACGATCAAAAAATCACTCCGTCATTTGTCGGCCCCAGCCCGCCCCGTTCGTCCTTAGCCCGTATCCAGGGAGCCATTCATGCTGAAAGCCATTTCCATCATTGCTGTCGTGCTTGCCGTCGGCATCGCCGCGATCCTCGTCTTCGCGTCGACAAAACCCGATACGTTCCGCGTCGAGCGGTCGCTCGCCGTGAAGGCGCAAGCCGATGCGATCTATCCGCAAGTCGCCGATTTCCATCGCTGGACCGGCTGGTCGCCCTATGAGAACCGCGATCCCGCGATGAAGCGCACCTTCGGCGGAACCGCGGCAGGAAAGGGCGCGACCTATGCGTGGGACGGCAATAATAATGTCGGCGCCGGGCATATGGAGATCCTCGAGGCGAGCACGCCGTCGAAGCTCCGCATCAAGCTCGATTTCGAGCGTCCGTTCGAAGGCCACAACACCGCCGAGTTCACCTTTGTGCCGCAAGGCGATGCCACACTGGTCACATGGGCGATGTATGGTCCGGCCCCGTTCATGTCCAAGGTGATGCAGGTCTTCATCAACATGGACAGCATGATCGGCAAGGACTTTGAGGCCGGCCTCGCCAGCCTGAAGAAGCTCACCGAGAAGTAACGCCCACAAGAAGCGAAGAAGGAGAGAGACGATGCTCAATGCCTATTTGTTCTATCAGGACACCTGCGAAGCCGCGTTCAACTTCTACGCCAAGGTTTTGGGCGGCAAGATCGACGCGCTGATGCGGTCGTCGGACGCGCCGCCGGACATGCCCGCCGCGCCCGGCCGCGAGAAGATGATCATGCATGCGCGGATGTCGCTGCCCGACGGCAGTGTGCTGATGGCCTCCGATGTCCCGCCTGAGCATTTCAGCAAGCCGCAGGGCTTCTCGATCTCGTTCACGGTCAAGGACCCCGCGGACGGTGAGCGCAAATTCAACGCGCTCGCCGACGGCGGCACCGTCACCATGCCCTACAGCAAGACGTTCTGGGCCAAGGGTTTTGGCATGTGCGTCGACAAGTTCGGGATTCCCTGGATGGTGAACTGCCCGGCCGAGGGAATGTGACAGGCGCTACCGCCTGATGCGACAAGCCGCGATCCCTCTCCCGTTGTTGCGGGAGAGGGCCACTTATGACGTCGTCATGCCACACGGCCGGTCGGCTGTATGCTCTCTCATCGAACCGATCCGGTCGCGTCTTCGCTCGGCGGCGACTGAACGCAGCGCGGGCAGATCATGAGTTTCGTGCCGAGTTGCCTGTCGTTCTCGGCTTCTATTTCGTCACGGACTGCCCACCACGCTTCCGAGTACGGGCGCAAGGTGCCGAGCACTCTTTCCCGCTCCTGATTGGGATCGTCCGGCGCAGGCGTCGGGTTCGCTGCACTCTGCTTTGTGACAGAGGAACGCTGAGGGGCGTGGTTCGGATGCTTGTTCGGGTGCTTGTTCGGGTCTTGGCCGAGGCCGTCCCATGCGATCGGTCGGCGCTCCTGCGCGTGCGCCACCGCGCATCCCATGAGTGTTGCGCAAAAAGCGAGCAAGACGAAGCGGTATCGTATCATGCCGGACCCTTGGTGCGGTACGCGACACGCAAACTCCGCGTGCGGAAGCTTGCATCGCGCCGTTAAATGGAACCTAAGGGAAACGACGTGGCCGGTGGGCCCAATATGGAATCGTGCTGTCGCATCACATTGCGAGAGCAGTGAGGCCGCTTCGTGAAATGGTCCTGATCGCATCGCACAACAACTGGCGAAATATTAGGCTGTGAACTCCCGGACAGAATCGCTAATAATTTCTTCATAAATTCTACAAACTGGGGTGGGCGTAACTTGGAAGGGGAGCGACCGATGGTGGCGGCGCTACAAATCAATTTCGCACTTTGGGGAATGCTGATCTGCGCGACGTTGGAATTGGCGCAGACCATCCAGAGGTTCTACTAGGCCTGACGAAATGCGTATCCGGCGCAATTGCGCCGTGGCGCTTGCCTAGGCGATGAGCAACGCGATGAGCGTGAAGCTGACGCTTGCGATTACGATCATCGAAAGGATGTAGTCGCGCGGCCGTGCCGCTCGCGCGGGCGGCGGCCTCCGCCGCTGGAGTGGCCCGCTCGCCTGCGATGCGGGCTCCGGTGGAGTGAGCGTGGCCCCTGCGCCCGAGGCGATATATTTCACGCCGATATACTTCACATAGAGTTCGAGCAGCCGCAGCTCGGACGGCAGGTCCATCAGGCCCTCGCGGTCGCGCCGCGACAGCAATTCGAATTCGACGGTTTCCTCGGAGCTCAGCTGGCCAAGGACGATGCGTCCCTGGTCCGACAGGCGGTAGCGAAAATCGAGGGGCTGCACGGCCTGCGACCCGTTTGAAAATGAGTCATCCTGAAAAAGCGGAACCATCCTAGTCTGCGACCACTGCTTAGATTGTGACGGCAACTCGGCCATCGCGCCTCCGGGCGGCCTCAATCTGGACGGCATCATCATAGACGGTCGCAAAAAGCCGGAAACCGCGTAAATTGGGCAGGCGTTGCGAAGCGCTTGAGCGGATTCCGCGCCTGGACCGTCGGAATTCTGCAAAACTGCCTAATCGCCGGACAGCGGCGGATTCAACCCGGTCACGGGGCTGGCGGCCGGCTGCTGCTCAGCGGCAGCGTGGATAAATCGCCGCAAGATCGCGGCCCTTCAACACAAGCAATCTGGACGAGAGGCCGCCGTGGCGGCTGATCCAGTCGCGCACCGGGCCGGGATAGGCGGCAAGCACCGCGTCGGAAGCTTCCGGCTCGGCATAAAAACGCCCGCGCCGGTCGACCGAACGCGCCGCGTGGAAGCCGAGTACCGCGCGCTTGGTGACGCAGATGCGTTCGCCCGGCACGATGCTCAGCACCAGCGTGCAGGCGGACAGGCACGGACCGTCGATCACCACGCGCTCGCCGCTCTCGCGGACCTTCTCGAACAGATCGAGGAACGGCCCGACCTGCCCGCCCGGCGACTGGATGATGCGGATTTCGGCCATAGCGGGCGTGGCGGCGAGCAGCGCGATGGCGAGGGTCAGGGCTTTGAGGAAGGTCGTGCGATGCATGAACGCTCCACGAACTCGATTTCGTAGGGTGGGTTAGCCGAAGGCGTAACCCACCATCTTTCGTGCGGCGTGAAAAGAGGTGGGTTACGCCCAGCGGCTCGCGCTTCGCGCAGCCGCAGTGCTAACCCACCCTACGAGGTTCTATCCGTTCCGCCGTTCGCCACGCAGCGTCGGCAGGCCGATGCCAGCCGCATCGAAGCCGCCATCAACGGCCAAAGTTTGGCCGGTGATGTAGCTCGCACGCTCCGAACACAGGAAGTAGATCGCTTCGGCGAGTTCCTCCTCCAGGCCGTAGCGGTTGAGCGGAATGGCGTCGTGATAGTCGGCGCGGATCTCCCTGGTGTGCACCTGCTTCGCCATCGCGGTGTCGACCGGCCCCGGCGCGACGGAGTTGACGCGGATGTTGAGCGAGGCGAGCTCGACCGCGAGCTGCTTGGTCAAATGCGCAAGGCCCGCCTTGCTGGTGCCGTAGGCCGAACGCAGCGTCGAGGCGCGCACCGCCGAGATCGAGGTGATGTTGACGATGGCGCCGCCGCCCTGCTCGCGCATCAGCGGCGCGGCAGCCTTGGTGCACAGGAACGGGCCGGTGAGATTGACCGCCATGATCCTGTTCCAGTCGGCGTCGCTGGTCTCCAGCACTGGCGCGAACACGGCGACGCCGGCATTGTTGACGAGAGCATCGAGCCGACCGAAGCGCTGTTCGACCGTTTTCATCGCAGCGGCGACCGCTTGCGTGTCCGAGACGTCGCAGGTCAGCGCCAGCGTCGCCTCGCCTTGGCCGATATCAGCCACGGCCCTGGCGAGCAGCTCCCCCTCGATGTCGAGCAGCGCCACGCGCCAGCCCTCGGCCAAAAACTTCTTTGCGGCCGCAAGTCCAATGCCGCGCGCGGCTCCGGTGACGAGGGCGACTTTCTGCGGGGAGGCGGGCATGGGCTAATCTGTCCTGAATCCAAGAGGGGCGTGCGTGAGCACGCGCTCCTTTTACTGCGCTTTTGTCCGGGGGAGAAAGGCCCTTGCCGATGCAGCGGAACGCTCACGCGTTTGAACCGTCACCCTGAGGCGGCAGCGAAGCGGCCTCGAAGGGCGACGGCCACGGACCGAGCCGGTTCATGCTTCGTGGCTCACGCTGCTTTGCAGTGTGAGCGCCTCCAGCGACAGCCCCTGCGCGGTTGGATGACGGAGAAGGAGAGACTGCCTACGACAGCTCCGCTGCCGCGCGCTGCATGTTGGAGGACATGTCGGACGTCACCGCGCTCTGCTCCTCGACCGCGGCGGCGGTGGAGGCGATGAACTCGTTGACGCCGGCAATCGCCGCCTTGATCGCGGTCAGCGAAGCCACGACGTCGCCGGCGATGGTGTTCAGTGCAGCGATCTCCGTGGAGATCGTGTCGGTGGCCTGCTTGGCCTGGTTGGCGAGGCTCTTCACCTCCGAGGCCACCACGGCGAAGCCGCGCCCGGCTTCGCCTGCGCGCGCCGATTCGATCGTGGCGTTGAGCGCGAGCAGGTTGATCTGGCCGGTGATGCCCGAGATCATCTCGACGATCCCGCTCATCGCCTGCGCCGCGGCGTTCAGCCGCTGTGCCTGGCCGTCGGCAGCCTCGACGCGGCTCGTCGCGACCTTGGAGTTCTCGCGCGATTTCGTCATGGTCACTGAGATCTCGCGGATCGAAGCGCTCATCTCTTCGCTGCCGGCCGCGACCGCGTCGATCAGGCCGCGGGCGTTTTCGGCCTTCTTGCGGCCGATCGCCTGCGCGGTGATGTCGGTGGCGTATTTCACCACCTTGTAGGGCTTGCCGTTGAGGTCGAAGATCGGGTTGTAGGACGCCTGGATCCAGATTTCGCGGCCGCCCTTGGCGATCCGCTTGTACTCGGCGGCCTGGTATTCGCCGCGGTTGAGCGTTTCCCAGAACTGGCGGTAGGCCGCCGAGTTCTTCTCGTTCGGCTCCACGAACATGCTGTGGTGCCGGCCCTTGATCTCGGCCAGCGCGTAACCCATCGCGGCGAGGAAATTCTCGTTGGCGGTGCGGATCGTGCCGTCCATGTTGAACTGGATCACGGCCTGCGACTTCTGGATCGCGGCGAGCTGGCCGTCATTGTCGGCCGCCTTCATCTTCTGCGCGGTGATGTCGGTTGCGAACTTCACCACCTTGAACGGCTTGCCGGTCTCGTCGAGGATCGGGTTATAGGTCGCGAGAATCCAGATCTCCTTGGCGCCCTTTGCGAGCCGCTTGTACTCGGCCGCCTCGAACTCTCCGCGGTTCAGTCTGGCCCAGAACGCGGCATAGGCCGGGCTCGCGCGGTCCTCGGGCGTCACGAACATGCTGTGATGCTTGCCCTTGATCTCGTCGAGCGAGTAGCCCATCGCGCCCAGGAAGTTCTCGTTGGCGCTGACGATGGTGCCGTCCATGTTGAACTCGATCACGGCCTGCGCGCGGTTGATCGCGGCGATCCTGCCGGAGTCTTCCATGGTCTTGATCTTGTACGCCGTGATGTCGGTGGCGAACTTGATGAAGCTGACCACCTTGCCGCTCTCGTCGAGCAGCGGCGCGTAGGAAGCGTGGACCCAGACTTCCTTGCCGTTCTTGCCGAAGCGCTTGTATTGCGTGGTCTGGAACTCGCCGCGGTTCAGGCTGGCCCAGAAGTCGCGGTAGCGGGCGCTCTCGCGCTCGGCCGGACTGACGAAGATGCTGTGATGCTTGCCCTTGATCTCGGCGAGCGAATAGCCGCTCATCTTGAGAAGATTTTCATTGGCATCGAGAATGGTGCCGTCGAGGCCGAATTCGATCACGGCCTGCGAGCGATCGAGCGCCTCGACTTCTGCGACCGCGTGCCTGACTTTTTTGTTCTGAAAATTGAACACGTGTTGCTCCGCAATTGTTTGCCGGCGAATCGACGGGATCGCGCACCTGATCAAAAAAGTTGCACAGGCTTCTTGAGCAACCGTAAACCCTTGCAGGGCTCTGCATTGGTTCCGTAGCTTCACGTGACGAGGCTACATCCCTCAATGCACGTGCATTCTCGATCCATATGCACAGCGAGATTCATAGAGCGATCCGTGCGCGAGCCGTATTTGTACGGAATCGATTCAATTATTTTTCGCACCGCATCGCCGGAAATGTCGGCGAGGTCGCGCATGTGTCGTCTTCCAGATGTCGCAGAGGAGACCAGGATGACCGACGACCGCGAGCACCTGATTCGAGACCTCTTCGCCGCCTATCTCGGCAACGACCGGCAACGGGTCGCCGACGCATTGGTCGACGATTTCCGCTTCACCAGTCCGTTCGACGACGACCTCGACAAGGCGGCCTATTTCGAGCGCTGCTGGAAGGACACCGGCTGGATCGCGCGGCACGACATCGAGCGGATCTTCGTCCGGGGCGACGAGGCCTTCGTCACCTATCTCTGCCTGGCGACAGATGGCAGGAGCTTTCGCAACACGGAATTCTTCACCTTCGCCGGCGGCAAGGTCCGCCGCATCGAGGTCTATTTCGGTGCGGCCTTCCAGGATGGCCGGTTCGCGCCGCAGCCGCGCTGATGCGTTTGGAACAATGACCTCCGAAATAATTTTCGCGCCCCTGTCGGTATCTTAAAACCTCGTTCGTCTTACAGGGGAGCAGGGCCGGATCGGCCCGCGACCGAAGAGAATATCAGGGAGCACGCGATGCGTTTCATGGTGATCGTCAAGGCGAATCCGGACACGGAGGCCGGCAAGATGCCGTCCACCGAGATGCTGGCGGCCATGGGCAAGTTCAACGAGGAAATGGCCAAGGCCGGCGTGATCCAGGCCGGCGAGGGTCTGCATCCGACGGTGAAGGGCGCCCGCGTCAAGTATGGCGCGCCGGAGGCGAGCGTCACCCGCGGCCCGTTCGACATCTCCCCCGACCTGATCGCCGGCTTCTGGCTGATCAAGACCGCCTCGCTGGACGAGGCGATCGCCTGGATGAAGCGCGCGCCGTTCGAGGCTGGCGCCGAGATCGAGATCCGCCAGGTGTTCGCGGCCGAGGATTTTGGCGAAGCCTTCACGCCCGAGCTGCGCGAGCAGGAAGAGCGCACCCGCGCCTACGCGGCAAAGAAATAGCTTTCGGCCGTCATTCCGGGGCAACGCGGAGGGTCGAGCCCGGAATCCATCGGTCGGCAGTGATGGTGGATGAATAGATTCCGGGCTCGCGACTTCGCGGCGCCCGGAATGACGAGAGCAACGAGGACCCCATGCGATTCATGATGCTGATGATCCCGCTCGGCTACGAGACCGCGCCGCCGGACGTGCAGCTCGATCCCGAACGCGTCGCCGCGATGATGCGCTACAACGAGGCGCTGAAGGATGCCGGCGTGCTGATCACGCTCGACGGCCTGCATCCGCCGTCGACGGGAGCGCGCGTCTCGTTCGCGACCGGCGAGCCGATCGTGACCGACGGTCCCTTTGCCGAGGCCAAGGAAGTTCTGGGTGGCTACTGGATGATCGAGGTCGCCTCGCGCGAGGAGGCGATCGCCTGGGCGAAGAAGTGCCCGGCCTCCGCCAACGAGGTCATCGAGATCCGGCAGGTGCAGGAAATGGCCGACTTTCCGCCGGAGGTGCAGGCAGCCGCCGCCGGTTTTGATGATCTGAAGAAGTAAACGAGAGAACCGCTGCCCCGACTTTCAACCTATCAACCTCAGGAGATACCCATGAGCGCCGAACACAAATTCCTCGCCGTCTATCTCGGGAGCATGAGCGGGGCGAAAATGAAGGCTTGGCAAGCGATGCCCGAGGCCGAGCGCAAGGCAAAGGAGCGCGAGGGCATGGCCGCCTGGCATGGCTGGGTCGAGAAGCACAAGGCCGTCATCGTCGAGTTGGGCGGTCCGCTCGGCAAGACCCGCAGGATCGACGGAAGCGGCATCGCCGAGATCAGCAATGCGTTGACCGGCTTCACGGTGGTGCGGGCTGCCTCGCAGGAGGAAGCTGCCAAGCTGTTCGAGAACCATCCGCATTTTGCGATCTTTCCCGGCGAGGCGGTCGAAGTCATGCCCGTGCTGGCAATTCCGCAAATGTAGCCTCGGTGAGGTCGTTTCCGGGCGCGATGCCGACGCACCGGCCCGGCTGACCGGGAGAGTACGGGTTAATCACACCCCATTCCCGCTAGTGACCTTCGCGCCCGGCTCATGTAAAAGCCGTTCACATGAGCTGGCGCAAGGAGCAGCGCCGCGCCGAGCGCGGCTATCACCACGGCAATCTGAAGGAAGCCCTGTTGCAGGCCGCTCTCGGGCTGATCGCCGAGAAGGGCGCGGCCGGCTTCACCTTCGCCGATGCCGCGCGCATGGCCGGCGTCAGCGCGGCGGCGCCTTACCGGCATTTCCGCGACCGCGACGAGTTGCTGTCCTCGATCGCACAGCGCGGCTTCGAGCAGTTCGAGCAGCGCCTGACCGCGGCCTGGGACGACGGCCGCCCGGATACGGTCACGGCGTTCGAGCGCGTCGGCAAGGCCTATCTCGCCTTTGCCCGCGAGGAGCCCGCTTTCTACAACGCGATGTTCGAATCGGGCGTGCCGGTCGATTCAAATCCGGCGCTGCAGGCCGCAAGTGAACGCGCCTTCAACATCATTCGCGCCGCGGCAGAACGGCTTGCCGCGCTCGCGCCGCCCGGCACGCCGCGCCCGCCGGCGATGATGATGGCGCTGCACATCTGGTCGATGGCGCACGGCGTGGCCTCGCTGTTCTCACGCGGCGACGCCGCGCGGCGAAAACTGCCGATGTCGCCGGATGAGCTGTTAGAGGCCGAGGTGCTGATCTATCTGCGCGGTCTCGGCTTCCCCACTGACCGCCGTCCTCCGGCGAAAAGCCCTCAGCCGCCCCCGGTGCCACCGGAGGCATCCTCCGGTTCTGGCGTGCCGCCCGGCGGGCCCTGGGGCAAGCCGAAATAAAATTGCGCAAATAATCACGCGGGCGTGTCAGGCGGTCAGCTTGACAAAATCGCGGGATGGTCTAGCTATGTAAATGTTATTTACATTCACAACGGCGCTGGTGCCGTGATGGAGATGGGAAATGGCCTACACCGCTGATGTCAATCGATGGCGCGGCCCTTCGGATCAATACCAACAATACGAGCGTCCCCGCATGCTGGACACTCCGTGGCATCCCGGCTGGATCGCCGTGACCATCCTCGGCTTCATCATCTGGTGGCCGATCGGACTTGCCCTTCTCTTTTTCACACTCGGGAGCAGAAGAATGTCGTGCTGGAGCAATCAGGATCGCTGGCAGAACAAGATGGAGCGGATGCAGTACAAGATGGACCGCATGCGTGATCGGATGGAGCGCCGCGGCTTCGGCTTTGGTTTCGGCCCGCCGACCTCTGGCAACCGTGCCTTCGACGAGTATCGCTCTGAAACGCTGCGCCGGCTCGAGGAAGAGCAGGTCGAGTTCAAGAACTTCCTCGACCGTCTGCGTCACGCCAAGGACAAGGAAGAGTTCGACCAGTTCATGGCCCAGCACAAGACGCGTCCGACCCCGCCGCCGACCGACCAGCCGCAAGGTTGATCTGAGAAAGGCTGATCTGGGTCGAGATCTCAAA includes the following:
- a CDS encoding YciI family protein is translated as MRFMMLMIPLGYETAPPDVQLDPERVAAMMRYNEALKDAGVLITLDGLHPPSTGARVSFATGEPIVTDGPFAEAKEVLGGYWMIEVASREEAIAWAKKCPASANEVIEIRQVQEMADFPPEVQAAAAGFDDLKK
- a CDS encoding YciI family protein, whose protein sequence is MRFMVIVKANPDTEAGKMPSTEMLAAMGKFNEEMAKAGVIQAGEGLHPTVKGARVKYGAPEASVTRGPFDISPDLIAGFWLIKTASLDEAIAWMKRAPFEAGAEIEIRQVFAAEDFGEAFTPELREQEERTRAYAAKK
- a CDS encoding TetR/AcrR family transcriptional regulator codes for the protein MSWRKEQRRAERGYHHGNLKEALLQAALGLIAEKGAAGFTFADAARMAGVSAAAPYRHFRDRDELLSSIAQRGFEQFEQRLTAAWDDGRPDTVTAFERVGKAYLAFAREEPAFYNAMFESGVPVDSNPALQAASERAFNIIRAAAERLAALAPPGTPRPPAMMMALHIWSMAHGVASLFSRGDAARRKLPMSPDELLEAEVLIYLRGLGFPTDRRPPAKSPQPPPVPPEASSGSGVPPGGPWGKPK
- a CDS encoding YciI family protein: MSAEHKFLAVYLGSMSGAKMKAWQAMPEAERKAKEREGMAAWHGWVEKHKAVIVELGGPLGKTRRIDGSGIAEISNALTGFTVVRAASQEEAAKLFENHPHFAIFPGEAVEVMPVLAIPQM
- a CDS encoding DUF2852 domain-containing protein, producing MAYTADVNRWRGPSDQYQQYERPRMLDTPWHPGWIAVTILGFIIWWPIGLALLFFTLGSRRMSCWSNQDRWQNKMERMQYKMDRMRDRMERRGFGFGFGPPTSGNRAFDEYRSETLRRLEEEQVEFKNFLDRLRHAKDKEEFDQFMAQHKTRPTPPPTDQPQG